One Mus musculus strain C57BL/6J chromosome 2, GRCm38.p6 C57BL/6J genomic window, ccagaagtGACAATGAAGAACAGCCATGAAAATGTCATTATAAAGTGACCTGTGAGAGTTAGATGCTTCCTCCCACTATCTAAGGAGAGAGTGCAAAAGCACATGAAGTAGGAAGTAGCCCTCACTTGTCCTGAGTCAGCCAGCATCTACATCTTCGTTTTCTAAGCTTCCAAAACTGTAAGAAGTAAAGCTCTGAATGCAAGTCATGCAATTATGTACATGAAGGcaaagcacatacacataaaatgagataaataaaatctgtaaaggggctggagagttaaGAGTTAAGAGTCCGAGAAACTGAGTTTagctcccaacacccacatggagtGATTTACAAACATCTATAACTGTAGCTCCACGGGATCCAATGCCTCTGGACTTCATGTGCACctacataatctctctctctcatcatacacactattttttaatggaaaaatataaTTTGCTATTGCTTATTATAACCTGAATAGCGTGTGGTACTTTGTTAGAATAGCTTGACAATATTATAAGAatacatactaaaaaaaaaaaaaaaaaaaatacatactgtGTGAACCCTGAGGAAAATCTAGCGGAAGCTTCGGTTGCAAATGTCCGGTCCGCCAAGGGCCCTCGGCCTTCATTTGTTGGTTCTGGACTCCCTCTAGTGGTGCACACGTTTGTTGCTTTAAATAGTGCTCATAAAATTGCCAAATTTGGAGTCCTGTAACCAACAAAAGGACCACAGAACTgttattatgtttttcttttcaaggttttctttttctttctttctttctttctttctttctttctttctttctttctttctttctttctttctttctttctttctttctttctttctttctttctttctttctctctctctctctctctctctctctctctctctctctctctttctttctttctttctttctttctttcgataCCTTTCTCCATTCTGTAGTTTAGGCTTGCCTAGAcctcactaagtagcccaggtAGAACTATAAATTGTTCTAATCCTTATTTAGTCTCCCAAATGTTGTGATATAGGTATGAACCATCACAGCAAGCTTAGAATGGTTTCCTGCAAGATTGTAAGTATGATGAATTCAGATGTATGGATGACTGAAACAATACAATGAAAATGGTCTGACTCAGAGGAGCAGGATGGGTTAAGGCTGCCTGGGAAAGATAATCTATAGTTTTACTGAGAATGTGTGAATGAGTTGAGGGCCCAGAAACACAATCCCTTCCTGATATTTGTGACACAAGGAGGGGAGTGGCTGTTTTAGTGGGGATGCTGTATATTTCTTGGCCAAGGTCAGAGAACTTTATAGTTTGGCCCTGAACGGGATCAGCCTCTTTATGCAACACGAAAAAACATGTACTGTCCTCCACACCATATCCCCACTAACTTAGCCTCTACCCCTGTTTTAAATCAGTGCTGAAATCTGAAAGGTTAAGTTCACTCTAATTGCCTCAGTGGGCATCAGTTATGACTCTCAGCTGTACCTTTCATGCGACCATGGTCAAAATATGCAGAGAAAAACCTCTTAAGATCACCCTATTAAACTTCCGTTTCCTGGTCAGTTCTTTACCACAGCTATCCACACGCACGCTAGCTTTCACACACATCCCTTTACATATTGAAGATGGTTATTATGTCTTATTATTAATGTCTTCTTTCCCATTTCTAGACGCTCCAAGTCTTTGGAACGAGGATAAAAGATCTTTCATAAGATGCGAGTATCATGATTAATTTGGCGGGTATTTTATTTACACCTTGTTTATATCTGTAAGCACGTTACACCTTGTcagcagtttgggttttctttttttccttaagaaatcTTTTTACTTCACAAAATGAAAACTCTTATGGCCTAATGGAGCAGCCGTATGTCTGTCAGATGCCAGCGGAGACCTTTTCATTGAGGCTCTTGGACCGACTACCGGGCGTCTGATGTTTATGGAGAGCCAGGCTTTTCTCACTTTCCCAGAAGTCCTTTCGACCGTCAATCAGAGGCTTGTTCCTTCTTGGCGCATGCGCGCCGCCTGCATCCGGCAGCCGGGTGGATTGCTGCCGGGCTTTCCCCGGCGTGGTTCCCCGAGTCATGGCTCCGGACTCGGGGCCCTTCCCCGACGGACAACTTTTGAAGCTGCTGCCGGTGGATCCCCGGGACCGGGACACCCAGCGCTGCCGCCTGGGGCCGGCCGCCTTCCGCAGCTTGGGTGCGCGCCTGGGCTCGCCGCTGAGGATCTCGTTGCCCGCCGGCGGCTGCTGCCTCTGCACGGCCTGGCCGCGGCGCGACAGGGTGGATGGCTTTGTGCAGCTGGACCCGCAGTGCGCTAGCCCCGGGGCCCGGGTGGCCACGGGGAGGATAGGTATGGACTGCTTGCAACCCGTGCCCTGTCCGCCCCTGCGGCGCCTAGAGGTGTGGCCGGTGCTGCGGCCCCAGGCGGGAGCCCCGAGTTCCGCCGCGGTGCTGGAGGTAGTGCACGAGCTGCTGCGCAACCGGCCTGTGTCTCGGGGACACGTGGTGACCACCCCGCCGGGTGTCCCCGGCCCTGTCGCAGCTCTGCACGTGATGGGCGGGACACCGGACCCAGAGCCCGGCGGGTGGGTCACACCGCATACCCGCATCACGCTCAGTGACAAGCCTCCGCCACAGGTCGAGCCTCCCGGGGAGGTGACCCTTGGGGGTCTGTCGGAGACCGCCGACTCCCTACGGGAGCTGCTCCGCCTGCCGCTGCGCTACCCGCTCGCCCTAGCCGCGCTGGGGCTGGCTGTGCCCCGCGGGGTGCTCCTGGCGGGCCCCCCGGGAGTGGGCAAGACCCAGTTAGTGCGGGCCGTGGCGCGCGAGACTGGCGCCGAGCTGCTGGCGGTGAGCGCCCCGGCGTTGCAGGGCTCCCGGCCCGGGGAGACCGAGGAGAACGTGCGGCGCATCTTCCAACGAGCCCAGGAGCTGGCCAGCCGCGGACCCAGCCTCCTCTTCCTGGACGAAGTGGATGCCCTGTGTCCCCGGAGAGGCGGCCCGCACCGAGCTCCCGAGAGCCGAGTGGTGGCCCAGGTGTTGACGCTGCTGGACGGCATCCACAGGGACAGGGAGTTTGTGGTTGTGGGAGCCACCAACCGGCCAGACGAGTTAGACCCAGCGCTTCGCAGGCCGGGCAGGTTTGACAGAGAGGTAAAGTTCCTGAAAGCTCGCCTTTTTGGAATGTTGGGTCAGGCAGGAGTTGTAGATCACTTGTCACATGCAAGCtagaacctgggttcaaatcgTTCTGGGAAGCAGGATGGTCATTTGCTTTGTTGAAGTAACTAATCCTGATGCATGCATATTAAACTGAAATAGCCTTTGGAATGAGAACTTAGTCACAGTAAGAGAAGGCAGGGAAGGTGAATAAAAACAGGCATAAGCCCTTAAATGTATTCAAATGTCAGGATACCAGCTTCCTGTTCTACGTTGTCAGGGCTGGCTTTTTTAGCGTCTTTGGTactcaagtgatttttttttaatttctaagcaATTATtagtaattaaataataattaaaatttgtGGTAGGATTCTCTTAAGACTTTGGAGGACCTGAATGgatttcttccttgaaccatcTATTAAAGGGCCCTGCTTCCAAAGAACAAGGACCTAGATTATCTAGTCTGCTATTTGATCCCAGATTGTCAGAACTTGGTGTGTTCTTAAAAAACAACGAAGACTTCTTCAGTGAAATACAGAGTTTTCATTGTGGAGATTCTAGCCACTGTTGTTCCACTGGACAGTTATCATTTTCTTGTATTCATAATCCAAGGTGTGCTTAGAAGTTCATGATACAAGTTCCACAAGGGTTTGCTGAATGACTGTACATACTGGTGAGGGTGCTTTTAAAGGAAGATTTTAAGTTGTCTACTTctaatttctctattttttgCTTTGCCTGTAGGTTGTCATTGGAACTCCCACCCTTAAACAAAGAGAAGCAATTCTGCAAGTGATTACTTCAAAGATGCCCATCTCCAGTCATATTGATTTAGGTCTCCTGGCAGAAATGACGGTTGGCTATGTTGGTGCTGACCTGACAGCACTCTGTAGGGAGGCTGCCATGTGTGCCCTTCTCAAGAATGAGAAGGTAGGAAGTGTTCACCTGTCACTTTCAGATGAATGTAATGGTAATCTTTCAGATTAATATGACAGATCAATGTGGGGTTAGAATAGGTGCTACATACATTCATTCCTTGGCATGGCTGCTAGGCTCCACAGCTGTTtcgggcgtgtgtgtgtgtgtgtgtgtgtgtgtgtgagagagagagagagagagagagagagagagagagagagagagagagagagagagaaacaaaaactgAGACCTTGCCTGATAAAGACCATCTTACTTCTAGAAGAGATTAAGACACCATAATAAAAAGCATGTGTGTGATTTTGTCAGGAGAGTTATTTCTGTTTGGCCGTCTATGACTTTGAACTGTATCATGCTTACCAAAGGCtgcaggagcagagcagaggtcTTCTGTTCTAGCCTGGATTCTGCACTCTAGCGTCTGTCACGTTTGTCTTTGCTGCTTCCTCTGCACACCGTTTTCTGAACAGCTTGAGACTACACTAGAGCCTTAAGTCACTTAGTCTTGGGGATGACACTGAGATGACATTGGGCAGTTTTGTTGTGAGTGTCGTGGAGTTGTGTGTCTATTCCAGCAAGATAGTGACGCCACTCTCATACATGCCTGTCACTCAGGCTGTAGGTGCACAGTGCTCCATTACAGCTAGTGTTGAGAACATGTGTGCCTCACAAAATTGCCTTATGCTACAATTAACTCACAAACCCCGGAAAGTTTAACATCGACAACTGTATTTTAATGTATTCAGTGTGTTTCTCTCTGCCCCAGTGCTGCCCTGTGTGATGATCTGTCAGGTGATTTAGTCTGAGATTACACACTGAGTTTAGTTGTCAGGAGTCTTCCATGTCTTAACTTGGAAACAGTTCTCAGTCTCTCTTGGCCTCGACACCTTTGAGAAATCTAAatcagggttgtttgtttgtttgtctgtagaACAGTCAGCCCTGGACTTGGGTTTGTCAGGGTGTCGGTGGTTGTAGGTTGGAAAACTCCCAGGTGGCTTTACTCTCAGTATCACGGATGGAGACGTGCTCTCAGTATCATGGATGGAGATGTGCTCTCAGTATCACGGATGGAGACGTGCTCTCCGCAGTGTTGGTGATGTTTGTCTGAATCACTCAGCATTGTTACTTTCTCTATTATACACTTAACTTTCTCCcttttatattatacataatttgAGGTCAtagatttctctgtgtgtttttatttttatagaagcaactaaaaattaaaaaccctttGGTATTTAACCTGCCAGTTCGAGATCTCTTTTCACCCCCAAAGTAACAGTAGTACACTGTTGCAGTAAAACTCCAACCCCCATAGCCTGTGCAAAACCACACAACTCAGTTACAAGATTTACAAGCTGCACCTCCAGATTGGACAGATCCACCACTGCACTGCTCTACTCCCCAGCTGTGCTGCTTGTGGCTTCTTCAGGCCacgtggttctgctccatcttctgcctcctccttccatcctcttcctctctcccttctactCTACCCCCACTCTAAAACCTTTCCCTTCCCCACCTTTCCCTAACACTGCCCAATCACAAGCTCTAGCCcttatttgaccagttaaaatggggagaaggttcacacgGAATCACCTGAGGTAGCAGAACATGCTTTAGTTAGCATATTATAGTGTCCTAAGCTGGTTTTCATGACATTCTGACAGGCGTGCTTTGTTTATGTCTCCCCCATGCCTTCTTTCTCACTGGATTCTCACCCCAAATACTCCCTGTTCCCCTTTTACACCAAAACCATCTTTGTGGAAAGTAAGTTCTTGGCCTGGGAAGACATAAGTAAGTTGGCAGTGTGTAGTTTCCCCTGAGCTCCCAGACTGCTCTCTAGCCTTAGTTGACCCTAGCATAAAGAATGCCTGGAAATCCCAGTGTCAAACCTGGTGAGACAGCTAATGAAGGATGGGGTGATGGAGTTAGTGCATCCCACTGTCCAGGCTTGTCAGAAAGAACTTCAAACAATTAAGGAGGATTCTCCATTTTTCTCATCAAGCCTGACAGGGCCGCTTAAGTTTAGATCCGAGGGCAAGAGACAACCAACCATGGCTTAATGAGTCAAGTCACAGTAGCGACAGAAGGCTCTAAAAGAGTCCAGTACTTGAGGTCAGGGAGACAAAGCTTCCTCGAAGAACTGGCAAGATCACAGTGATACTGGCCAGTGTCCTGGTGGGAACTCTGGGGCCTACCAGACCTGCTTCACATCCTAGTCTCCCCCGCAGCAGTCCTGGATGCCAGAGCTCACTTGGTGCTTgagtaaggggtgtgtgtgtgtgtgtgtgtgtgtgtgtgtgtgtgtgtgtgtgtgtgtgtgtggtggtggtggtggtggtggtggtggtgaggctaTGAGCTTTGTTTCATTTGGGAAAGTGTATTCTGACGAACTGGATGATGGGGAATTCTGAATGCTTCTGCCCACAGCAACCTTAGACAAAAGAGCACAATCTATGATGGTTCTTTAGTCATTTACCTATTTTTGTAACAATATTTATTGAGCAGGTAATTTACTATTTAAATTGATACAGTTGCCTTAATAAGTAAGATTAGCTGTTAAATAAAAACCATCCTGAACTGCTGTAATTCTATTAATCCAAGGGGGAAACAACTAACATTACCCCTACATCCTCCAGAACTCAGCACGCCTGGGCATTAATGCAAAAGGACAAAAGGGTGGCTTCCTAGATCTACTTGTAATCGCCACAAGTAGAAAGAGgcatattttaaagattatatatgcacaatatatagatatatattttccATTCCTTTGGCGTTTTATTCTGAAAGCTTAGACACAAGAATAGAATGACCTAGCAACTTCACCATCTGGAACCTATTCTGAATAATTAATACTAGGGTAAATTTGCTAGCTATTGTGACTAGAGCAGTTAGGAACACTGATAAGCACGTGTCTCTGCAGTAGGAAAGAGAGTCCTTTGATATGTGCCTAGACATGTACTGGATGGTGCTATGTAGGCTTCTGAGGGGTGGGGAGTTATCAGTGAACATTACCAAGCTGTGAACAACAATAGTGACCAATGTGTGAGGCTGGCCTTGGCTATGTTGCAGTAAGACACTGCTTCCCAACCCCCTTACGTGCAATCATGGCACGCATGCTATGGAGTTAACCAACCATTAGAAAAATGGATTGTATTTAAGAAAATCTGATTGGATTTGAGACTCCACAGAAGGAGACCCATGCCTGATACTGTAAACCTGGACAAGCACCTATAGTTGGGAAGTCCACAGCCCCAGGGGTGAGCCTACTACAATAGCTATGCAAAATAGATAACATCACTGCCCTTTAACGCCATATATCTACAAACTAGTGCAGCGCTCAGGCCGCAGCACCTCAGCAGAGGTGCAGTGGATAATGGTTAGTACGCAAACCCACAGCGGGTTAGTTATGCAG contains:
- the Spata5l1 gene encoding spermatogenesis-associated protein 5-like protein 1 (The RefSeq protein has 1 substitution and aligns at 56% coverage compared to this genomic sequence) encodes the protein MAPDSGPFPDGQLLKLLPVDPRDRDTQRCRLGPAAFRSLGARLGSPLRISLPAGGCCLCTAWPRRDRVDGFVQLDPQCASPGARVATGRIGMDCLQPVPCPPLRRLEVWPVLRPQAGAPSSAAVLEVVHELLRNRPVSRGHVVTTPPGVPGPVAALHVMGGTPDPEPGGWVTPHTRITLSDKPPPQVEPPGEVTLGGLSETADSLRELLRLPLRYPLALAALGLAVPRGVLLAGPPGVGKTQLVRAVARETGAELLAVSAPALQGSRPGETEENVRRIFQRAQELASRGPSLLFLDEVDALCPRRGGPHRAPESRVVAQVLTLLDGIHRDREFVVVGATNRPDELDPALRRPGRFDREVVIGTPTLKQREAILQVITSKMPISSHIDLGLLAEMTVGYVGADLTALCREAAMCALLKNEKNQDSPKIEETDFLEAFKKIQPSSFRSSTGLMDIKPVGWEQIGGLEDVKLKLKQCVEWPLKFPQEFARMGLTQPKGLLLYGPPGCAKTTLVRALATGCHCSFVSVCGADLFSPFVGDSEKVLSQVFRQARANTPALVFLDEIDSVLGSRSVGTSGCDARERVLSVLLNELDGVGVRTVERRGSKASQQECQEILSRSVMIVVATNRPDVLDDALLRPGRLDKIIYVPPPDQEGRLSILKVCTNNMPVGPDVSLENLAAETCFFSGADLRNLCKEAALFALQENGLEATTVRQEHFTEALKTVKPSLTLKELTFYENLFKKGLSNLEDD